A genomic region of Vibrio ziniensis contains the following coding sequences:
- a CDS encoding GGDEF domain-containing protein has translation MIAAPNSKQLHPIIQRTKTLLLFVSVILMIANLYTLTSTQDLARSYTYKQHKATWFLFYLTKEFTELVSVMPYALDTPETLENVKLKYELTWSRFDLILHNSEADEFLEIDGTLHYFKKTFDKYKLLEPLLLNITDAQSLEKFTTKTELLYQDVIKYINDNFKIQSPMYLVQKRQAQFVTNIQYALILLLFLSIGLVSFIWYKEAQYHRLLALTDPLTNIGNRLSMFQSISQRPKSNKYSLFLLDLNGFKAINDELGHLAGDSVLKQVTKRLSHIPTFDFELFRMGGDEFAIIINSADELELEGMQTLIEQCFEQQFVVGDNQYRPLNTSIGVSSYPQDGDDINQLIHIADQKMYAMKYQKKGPSL, from the coding sequence ATGATTGCAGCCCCTAATAGTAAACAGCTACATCCTATTATTCAGCGAACAAAAACGTTACTGCTTTTCGTTTCTGTTATTTTAATGATCGCCAATCTTTATACCCTGACTTCAACGCAAGATTTGGCGCGTTCTTACACTTATAAACAGCATAAAGCGACGTGGTTTTTGTTTTATCTGACCAAAGAGTTTACTGAGCTTGTGTCTGTGATGCCTTACGCATTAGATACACCAGAAACCCTAGAGAATGTGAAACTGAAATACGAACTAACCTGGAGCCGATTTGATCTAATTTTACATAATAGCGAAGCAGATGAATTCCTCGAAATCGATGGTACCTTGCACTATTTCAAAAAAACATTCGACAAATACAAACTACTCGAACCTTTATTACTCAATATTACTGACGCTCAATCTCTTGAGAAGTTCACCACCAAAACCGAATTGCTCTATCAAGATGTTATAAAATACATTAACGATAATTTCAAAATTCAAAGCCCCATGTATTTGGTGCAGAAACGACAGGCTCAGTTTGTAACTAACATTCAATATGCACTGATTTTGCTGCTATTTCTTTCTATCGGGTTGGTAAGTTTTATCTGGTACAAAGAAGCTCAATACCATCGTTTGTTAGCTTTAACTGACCCTCTGACAAATATTGGTAACCGCTTATCTATGTTCCAATCCATTTCTCAACGACCTAAAAGCAATAAATATTCGCTGTTTCTTTTAGACTTGAATGGATTTAAAGCGATTAACGATGAATTAGGGCATTTAGCTGGTGACTCCGTATTAAAACAAGTCACCAAACGCTTATCTCATATCCCAACCTTTGATTTTGAACTGTTCCGTATGGGTGGAGATGAATTTGCTATCATCATCAATAGTGCAGATGAATTGGAACTGGAAGGGATGCAAACGCTGATCGAACAATGTTTTGAACAACAATTTGTTGTTGGCGACAATCAATACCGCCCATTAAACACCAGTATCGGTGTAAGCTCCTATCCTCAGGATGGTGACGATATCAACCAGCTAATTCACATTGCAGACCAGAAGATGTATGCAATGAAGTACCAAAAAAAAGGCCCCTCATTGTGA
- a CDS encoding oxidoreductase, with the protein MKRILVVTLLFMSTFASAYDLTIKLPNQEPIVMSMNQLKSVLPVTAFTTHTPWSDNDQPISLTGFTMLDLLNYIKAKNVASVSFIALNDYSSSTSIDDLKRYKPIVAYSLDGEPMRVRDKGPFWFIYDMSTYPQTDSPGYHTQMVWQIKEISIKYK; encoded by the coding sequence ATGAAACGGATTTTAGTAGTAACTCTACTTTTTATGAGCACTTTCGCTTCGGCTTATGACTTAACAATAAAGCTGCCGAATCAAGAGCCCATCGTTATGTCGATGAATCAACTTAAAAGTGTACTACCCGTTACCGCTTTTACTACTCACACTCCATGGAGCGATAACGACCAACCTATCTCCCTCACTGGTTTTACCATGCTTGATTTACTGAACTATATTAAAGCAAAAAATGTTGCCAGTGTTTCTTTCATTGCTTTGAATGACTATTCCTCTTCTACATCTATTGATGATTTAAAACGTTACAAGCCAATCGTTGCTTATTCGTTGGATGGTGAGCCCATGCGTGTTCGTGACAAAGGTCCATTCTGGTTTATTTACGACATGTCGACGTACCCGCAAACCGATAGCCCGGGATATCACACCCAAATGGTGTGGCAGATAAAAGAAATTTCAATTAAATACAAATGA
- a CDS encoding YjiH family protein: MQDNAQTLDTPVEQKPAGSLWMFLIPSLIGVFLFMAPISYDGSFTIPVAVLAKSVQALFGDSLVAILTTIIAFMSVASFATKLFKPAFIVKNSFLNSLFNPSWLWLTVRVIGGAAVLMTFFQVGPKAIWEENTGGLVLEGLLPTLFSVFIFAGLLLPLLLNFGLLELMGALLSKVMRPLFNLPGRSAIDCVASWLGDGSVGILLTSKQYEDKFYTQREAAVVGTTFSAVSITFSLVVIAQVELEHLFLPFYGAICLAGFIAAIIIPRLPPLSLKKNTFIDGSKPEADADAIPAGHSSLSWGMELALNKAGQVKSFKSVFGEGVRNAIDMVFGVLPVVMGLGTVALVIAEYTSVFSVLGQPFIPYLELLGIPEAVQASETIVVGFADMFIPAILAASIDNEMTRFVIAAMSVTQLIYMSEVGALMLGSCIPVNFVELFVIFILRTLITLPVIAGVAHMIF; this comes from the coding sequence ATGCAAGATAACGCTCAAACATTAGATACTCCAGTAGAACAGAAACCTGCTGGAAGCTTATGGATGTTCCTGATCCCTTCTTTGATCGGGGTGTTCCTATTTATGGCACCGATCAGCTATGACGGTTCATTTACAATTCCTGTCGCTGTACTAGCAAAATCAGTACAAGCTTTATTTGGTGACTCTTTAGTTGCAATACTAACCACAATTATCGCATTTATGTCGGTAGCATCTTTTGCGACGAAACTTTTTAAACCGGCATTCATTGTTAAAAATTCATTCTTAAACAGTCTGTTTAACCCTTCATGGTTATGGTTAACTGTACGAGTGATTGGTGGTGCTGCCGTACTTATGACTTTCTTCCAAGTTGGCCCTAAAGCTATTTGGGAAGAAAACACAGGTGGCTTAGTTTTGGAAGGTCTACTGCCAACGCTGTTCTCTGTGTTCATTTTTGCAGGTCTACTATTACCACTACTGCTTAACTTTGGCTTGTTAGAGTTAATGGGCGCACTTCTAAGCAAAGTGATGCGTCCGCTATTTAACCTACCTGGTCGCAGCGCTATTGACTGTGTGGCTTCTTGGTTAGGCGATGGTAGTGTTGGTATTCTGCTTACGAGCAAGCAGTATGAAGACAAATTCTATACTCAACGTGAAGCAGCTGTTGTAGGCACTACATTCTCAGCTGTGTCTATTACGTTCAGCCTAGTGGTTATCGCTCAAGTAGAATTAGAACACCTGTTCCTACCATTCTATGGCGCGATCTGTTTAGCTGGTTTTATAGCAGCAATCATCATCCCTCGCTTACCACCACTAAGCTTGAAAAAGAATACGTTCATAGATGGTTCAAAACCTGAAGCTGATGCTGACGCAATTCCTGCGGGGCACTCTTCACTATCTTGGGGTATGGAACTTGCGCTGAACAAAGCTGGCCAAGTAAAGTCATTCAAATCTGTTTTCGGCGAAGGTGTTCGTAACGCTATCGACATGGTATTTGGTGTACTTCCTGTTGTTATGGGTCTCGGTACCGTTGCACTAGTCATTGCTGAATACACGTCTGTATTCTCTGTACTAGGTCAACCATTCATTCCTTACCTTGAATTGCTAGGCATACCAGAAGCTGTACAAGCATCTGAGACTATTGTTGTTGGTTTTGCAGACATGTTTATTCCAGCAATCTTAGCTGCTTCAATCGACAATGAAATGACTCGCTTTGTTATCGCAGCAATGTCTGTAACTCAGCTAATCTACATGTCTGAAGTAGGTGCACTGATGTTAGGCAGCTGCATTCCTGTTAACTTCGTAGAACTATTTGTTATCTTCATTCTACGTACGTTAATCACACTGCCAGTTATTGCCGGTGTAGCGCACATGATTTTCTAA
- a CDS encoding SulP family inorganic anion transporter: MFAIYESHKAGLLKSKHWLNNLSAGLIVGVVALPLAMAFAIASGVKPEQGIYTAIIAGLIVSIFGGSRVQIAGPTGAFIVILAGIVAQYGVGGLQIATMMAGVILLILGVTKLGSIIRYIPDPVIVGFTSGIGVIIWVGQWQDFFGLPQISGAHFHQKLISIFNAFPQFHLTTTLLALLSLALVIFGPKIPKLSRIPGPLLALLVITTLQYFVGFDGVRTIGSAFGGIPQGLPELSVPDISFSQIIQLIGPAFAIAMLGAIESLLSAVVADGMSGTKHNSNQELVGQGIANIIAPIFGGIAATGAIARTATNIRNGGNSPLAGIIHALTLVVILLVLAPLAVNIPLATLSAILFVVAWNMSEIPHFIKLIKRAPRADVAILLITFSLTVFADLVVAVNIGVIIAILHFVKRMASSVEVKAPTAEELNPDLQRHGKNALPRELAIYALDGPFFFAAAETFERVMTSIQETPKILIIRLRWVPFVDITGLQALEEIIENFHHRNVTVLISGANPRVTQKLSRAGIIHLVGENNVYKNFDDALRESLNAIDRISLTNTDPT; encoded by the coding sequence ATGTTTGCCATCTATGAATCCCACAAAGCAGGTCTACTAAAAAGTAAGCATTGGCTAAACAACTTAAGTGCGGGATTGATTGTCGGCGTGGTTGCCCTTCCTTTAGCGATGGCATTTGCCATTGCATCAGGTGTTAAACCTGAACAAGGTATTTATACTGCGATTATTGCTGGTTTAATTGTATCTATCTTTGGTGGTTCGAGAGTTCAAATCGCGGGCCCAACTGGCGCATTTATTGTTATCTTAGCGGGTATTGTTGCTCAATATGGTGTTGGTGGCTTACAAATTGCTACTATGATGGCAGGAGTCATTCTGCTCATTCTTGGAGTGACTAAGTTAGGCAGTATTATTCGCTACATTCCAGATCCTGTTATCGTTGGCTTTACCAGCGGCATTGGTGTCATCATTTGGGTTGGGCAATGGCAAGATTTCTTCGGACTGCCTCAAATCAGTGGAGCGCATTTCCACCAAAAATTGATTTCTATTTTCAACGCTTTTCCACAGTTTCATTTAACAACTACTTTATTAGCTTTACTCTCCTTAGCTTTAGTGATTTTCGGTCCTAAAATTCCAAAGCTATCACGTATTCCTGGACCTTTGTTAGCACTCCTAGTTATAACCACACTGCAATACTTCGTTGGGTTTGACGGCGTACGTACTATTGGTTCCGCTTTCGGTGGTATCCCTCAAGGTTTACCTGAACTTTCGGTACCCGATATCTCTTTCTCGCAAATCATTCAGCTGATCGGCCCTGCCTTTGCTATCGCAATGCTAGGCGCAATTGAATCACTGCTTTCTGCTGTCGTTGCCGATGGTATGTCTGGTACCAAACACAACTCCAACCAAGAACTTGTGGGTCAGGGTATCGCTAATATTATTGCTCCTATCTTTGGCGGGATTGCTGCTACGGGTGCTATTGCACGTACTGCAACAAACATTCGCAATGGAGGTAACAGCCCATTAGCTGGCATTATTCATGCGCTAACGTTGGTTGTGATTCTTTTAGTGTTAGCACCATTAGCCGTTAATATCCCACTTGCAACACTGAGTGCCATTCTATTTGTAGTAGCTTGGAACATGAGTGAGATCCCTCACTTCATTAAGCTGATAAAACGAGCACCAAGAGCCGACGTCGCAATTCTATTGATTACCTTCAGCTTGACTGTATTTGCGGATTTAGTCGTCGCTGTAAACATAGGTGTAATTATCGCAATTCTTCACTTTGTCAAACGCATGGCTTCAAGTGTGGAAGTGAAAGCTCCAACAGCTGAAGAATTGAATCCTGATTTACAACGTCATGGCAAAAATGCATTACCACGAGAATTGGCTATTTATGCACTCGATGGACCGTTCTTCTTCGCCGCTGCAGAGACTTTCGAACGAGTGATGACCAGTATTCAGGAAACGCCGAAAATTTTAATCATCCGTTTGAGATGGGTACCGTTTGTCGATATTACTGGTTTGCAAGCGCTCGAAGAGATCATTGAAAATTTCCATCATAGAAATGTCACGGTACTGATTTCTGGAGCTAACCCACGCGTTACGCAGAAACTAAGCCGTGCCGGAATTATTCATTTAGTCGGTGAAAACAATGTCTATAAAAATTTCGATGACGCACTGCGTGAAAGCCTAAATGCTATTGATAGGATATCTTTAACAAATACAGATCCAACTTGA
- a CDS encoding isoamylase early set domain-containing protein, with protein MINKRFFKTKDEVEVTFELDAPDVASNVAIVADFLDWQPQPMKKVPKTSVFKFKARLPKDSNYQFRYLLDEELWVNDPQADQYIPNGFGEDNCMVSTHQ; from the coding sequence ATGATTAATAAGCGTTTCTTTAAGACAAAAGATGAAGTAGAAGTGACATTCGAGCTAGACGCCCCAGATGTTGCATCGAATGTGGCTATCGTCGCAGACTTCCTTGATTGGCAACCTCAGCCTATGAAGAAAGTACCTAAAACCAGTGTTTTTAAGTTTAAGGCGCGACTACCGAAAGATTCAAACTATCAATTTCGATATTTATTGGATGAAGAGCTTTGGGTGAATGATCCGCAGGCGGATCAATACATTCCAAATGGTTTTGGCGAAGATAATTGCATGGTTTCTACACATCAGTAA
- a CDS encoding peptidoglycan DD-metalloendopeptidase family protein — protein sequence MLSKSVILRFSELSKRKKAFAIGLPIVVAAAVLLSSNPESNQRRIALSLPETDVVEILFGESKQESAPLPDYEYVIKSGDNLSSIFNQLGYSYQALMKITETDLNYLALDTLKPGNILRFWSGDDKRVLAKMELEFSLVERAVYSRVDDGSYEYKDVVLPSRWKEFALVGEIQGSFSQSANKLGLGSTEIDQIVALLKDKVNFARDLRAGDQFEVVQSRQYVGEKLTGNREIQAIKIFNRSNEISAYLYTDGQYYDKDGNSLQRAFQRYPTKTHWRMSSGFDPNRHHPVTGLFTPHNGTDFAAPVGTPILSTGDGEVIMTRNHPYAGNYVVIKHDNTYTTRYLHLSKILVRKGQKVTRGQRIGLSGQSGRVTGPHLHYELIVRGRPVDAMKANIPMATSVPKSEISLFLARRDELNKILDDKESMIASNIKDVSQEG from the coding sequence GTGCTTTCAAAATCTGTTATTTTGCGATTTTCAGAGCTTTCAAAAAGAAAGAAAGCCTTTGCAATAGGGTTACCTATTGTAGTTGCTGCAGCCGTCTTGTTGTCTTCAAATCCTGAATCAAATCAGCGACGTATTGCTTTATCTCTTCCAGAGACTGATGTTGTAGAAATCCTTTTCGGAGAATCAAAGCAAGAGAGTGCGCCACTTCCTGATTACGAGTATGTCATCAAATCTGGTGATAATTTAAGTAGCATCTTTAATCAGCTTGGTTATTCCTATCAAGCCCTGATGAAGATTACGGAAACAGATTTAAACTATCTGGCATTGGATACATTGAAACCCGGCAATATTTTGCGTTTCTGGTCCGGTGACGATAAACGAGTTCTGGCCAAAATGGAGCTAGAATTTAGTCTGGTCGAGCGAGCGGTGTATTCTCGAGTTGACGATGGAAGCTATGAGTATAAGGATGTAGTGTTACCGAGCCGATGGAAAGAGTTTGCTCTTGTCGGTGAAATTCAGGGTAGCTTCTCGCAGTCAGCAAACAAGTTAGGCTTAGGTAGTACAGAGATAGACCAAATCGTTGCCTTGCTAAAAGATAAAGTAAATTTTGCACGAGATTTACGTGCAGGCGATCAATTTGAAGTCGTACAATCACGTCAATATGTCGGTGAAAAACTGACTGGAAACCGTGAGATTCAGGCGATTAAAATTTTTAATCGTAGTAACGAAATCTCCGCTTATCTGTATACAGATGGCCAATATTACGATAAAGATGGCAACAGTCTTCAACGTGCTTTTCAGCGTTATCCAACAAAAACACATTGGAGAATGTCATCAGGTTTCGATCCTAACCGTCATCATCCTGTTACTGGTTTGTTTACTCCACACAACGGGACTGACTTTGCCGCTCCAGTAGGTACTCCAATTCTATCCACGGGGGATGGTGAAGTGATTATGACTCGTAATCATCCTTATGCTGGCAACTATGTTGTGATTAAACATGACAACACCTATACAACTCGTTATTTGCATTTAAGCAAGATATTGGTGCGTAAAGGGCAGAAAGTGACTCGTGGTCAACGAATTGGTTTGTCTGGTCAATCAGGGCGTGTAACGGGACCACACTTACACTATGAGTTGATTGTTCGTGGACGTCCGGTAGATGCAATGAAAGCAAACATCCCAATGGCAACATCGGTACCGAAAAGTGAAATTTCATTGTTCTTGGCTCGTCGAGATGAGCTAAACAAAATACTTGATGACAAAGAGAGCATGATTGCTTCGAATATCAAAGATGTTTCTCAAGAAGGCTAG
- a CDS encoding glutaredoxin — translation MTKPINITLYRWAGHFGPFKVSIPCGECTLTKDILIDTFKNELADVPIELEVKDWLSNWWEPLKYGAWHAPIVILEGKVICQGEALNRGILVQTAIQEWVKRDSLKGNIVYGKEACPYCAKAKQLLHDSGITYQYFDVVKSGAALYRMIPEVKAIIGEKTPVTVPQIWIEGKYIGGCNELENWLKQRNIADFTSNSSKNGDTANHR, via the coding sequence ATGACAAAACCAATTAACATTACTTTATACCGATGGGCTGGTCACTTTGGCCCCTTTAAAGTGAGTATCCCATGCGGCGAATGCACCCTGACTAAAGACATTCTCATTGATACGTTTAAAAATGAGCTCGCAGACGTCCCTATCGAGCTAGAAGTTAAGGATTGGCTTTCTAATTGGTGGGAACCCTTAAAATATGGAGCTTGGCATGCTCCTATCGTTATTCTTGAAGGGAAAGTGATCTGCCAAGGTGAAGCTCTCAACAGAGGAATTCTGGTACAAACTGCGATTCAGGAATGGGTAAAACGTGATTCTTTGAAAGGTAATATTGTTTATGGCAAAGAGGCTTGCCCATATTGCGCTAAAGCTAAGCAGTTACTCCACGATTCAGGTATTACTTATCAATACTTTGATGTGGTAAAAAGTGGTGCTGCTTTATATAGAATGATTCCAGAAGTTAAAGCGATCATTGGTGAGAAAACACCAGTAACCGTACCCCAGATTTGGATAGAGGGGAAATACATTGGTGGTTGCAATGAGCTTGAAAACTGGCTGAAACAGAGAAATATCGCCGATTTTACGTCAAACTCATCAAAAAACGGTGATACTGCTAACCACAGATAG
- a CDS encoding DMT family transporter, with translation MNGRHQPIHGAFWMLTAGLAFAVVNSVTQIASIQFGLSSTTVALIQYAVAIVVIVPYLKTLGVRQPLRTQYLGWHVFRVFLAVIGIQLWLWALAYPVPIWQGIALLMTSPLFATVGSGLLLKEKVGVARWSATLTGFIGAMIILEPWAEDFSWATLLPVGAAFFWACYSLMVKKLSAVDSPSTMVVYLLLLITPFNLLLAIPEWQTPVGGTLWALLIVAGAMTALAQWAIVKAYSVADASFVQPFDHAKLPLNVLAGWMVFGWVPPGRLWLGAIIIILSVAFITQWETKKTHAEIKTA, from the coding sequence ATGAACGGAAGACACCAGCCAATCCATGGCGCATTTTGGATGTTAACAGCAGGGTTAGCTTTTGCTGTTGTGAATAGTGTGACACAAATTGCGAGCATCCAGTTTGGGCTCAGTTCAACGACTGTTGCTCTGATTCAATATGCAGTCGCAATAGTGGTTATTGTTCCTTATTTAAAAACACTGGGAGTTCGCCAACCATTACGTACTCAATATTTAGGTTGGCACGTGTTTCGTGTTTTCTTAGCGGTTATAGGCATTCAGTTGTGGCTGTGGGCGCTAGCTTACCCTGTACCAATTTGGCAGGGTATTGCTCTACTTATGACTTCACCTTTATTTGCAACCGTTGGCTCAGGTTTGTTACTAAAAGAAAAAGTTGGTGTTGCACGCTGGAGTGCCACTCTTACAGGGTTTATTGGTGCAATGATCATTTTGGAACCTTGGGCTGAAGATTTCAGTTGGGCTACTCTGCTTCCAGTTGGCGCTGCATTTTTCTGGGCATGTTATTCACTAATGGTTAAAAAATTATCTGCGGTTGATAGTCCTTCAACGATGGTGGTTTATCTATTGCTTCTCATCACGCCTTTTAACTTACTTCTTGCAATTCCTGAATGGCAAACTCCTGTCGGCGGTACTTTGTGGGCCTTGCTGATAGTGGCCGGAGCCATGACCGCACTTGCTCAATGGGCAATAGTAAAAGCATACTCTGTTGCCGATGCGTCGTTTGTACAACCATTTGACCACGCCAAACTTCCATTGAATGTACTTGCTGGTTGGATGGTCTTTGGCTGGGTACCTCCAGGTCGATTATGGTTAGGAGCAATCATAATCATTTTGTCTGTTGCATTCATTACTCAATGGGAAACTAAGAAAACACATGCTGAAATTAAAACAGCCTGA
- a CDS encoding porin gives MFSALISGSALAATVYKTDDAELKVGGRAEAAFNISDDNESDETSAFKDKSKARVNLVGKTNISDNLYGFGKYESEFTTDSDDTSTINNRYFFAGLGTSFGEFSYGKQDSAQVQVTDFTDMMNTFDEAAADLIDANKDKRKNNFVYSGKFDALSVKANYIASEQKDNNSFGASAVYGFDFGLKLGLGYTSQDQGTLSEDQLNFGVQYKLKALTLGAIYGTGTKVSNDAEVDAEMYELATKYSFGSTTLIAAYNYQQVDSADTKDQIALEVEHKFNSSLRTYAGYMLQQLDNKDNQLQAGIRYDF, from the coding sequence ATTTTCTCTGCACTGATTTCAGGTTCAGCTCTGGCAGCAACGGTTTATAAAACAGATGATGCTGAACTTAAAGTTGGTGGTCGTGCGGAAGCTGCATTTAATATTTCTGATGATAATGAATCAGATGAAACTAGCGCTTTCAAAGACAAATCTAAAGCTCGTGTTAATCTAGTGGGCAAAACAAATATTTCGGATAATCTCTACGGCTTTGGTAAATATGAATCTGAATTTACTACTGATTCAGACGATACATCTACGATTAATAACCGTTACTTCTTCGCCGGTCTTGGTACTTCTTTTGGTGAATTTTCATACGGTAAACAAGACTCGGCACAGGTTCAAGTAACAGACTTTACCGATATGATGAATACTTTTGATGAAGCTGCTGCGGACTTAATTGACGCAAACAAAGACAAACGTAAAAACAACTTCGTTTACTCTGGTAAGTTCGATGCTTTATCAGTTAAAGCTAACTACATTGCTTCAGAACAAAAAGATAACAACTCGTTTGGAGCATCTGCCGTATATGGCTTTGACTTCGGTTTGAAACTGGGTTTAGGTTACACATCTCAAGATCAGGGGACCCTTTCAGAAGACCAATTGAACTTTGGCGTGCAATACAAACTTAAAGCATTAACCCTTGGTGCAATTTACGGTACGGGGACAAAAGTGTCTAACGACGCTGAAGTCGATGCAGAAATGTACGAACTGGCAACCAAATACAGCTTTGGTTCTACAACACTGATCGCTGCTTATAATTACCAACAAGTAGATAGTGCTGACACGAAAGACCAAATAGCACTAGAAGTAGAGCATAAGTTCAATAGTAGCTTACGTACTTACGCAGGTTATATGTTGCAACAACTAGACAATAAAGATAACCAATTGCAGGCTGGTATCCGTTACGATTTCTAA
- a CDS encoding organic hydroperoxide resistance protein produces the protein MTTIYTTKATALAGRNGKVSTEDGLLSVDLSYPTEMGGNGTATNPEQLFAAGYSACFSNAILHVAREAKVALKSAPVTAEVGIGPNENGGFALTVSLEAKLDLEETLAIELVKTAHQVCPYSNATRGNIAVALTANGVKIA, from the coding sequence ATGACAACTATCTATACAACAAAAGCAACTGCACTAGCAGGCCGTAACGGAAAAGTTTCAACTGAAGACGGTCTACTATCCGTAGACTTGAGCTACCCAACAGAAATGGGTGGCAATGGTACAGCCACTAACCCGGAGCAACTGTTTGCAGCAGGCTATTCAGCTTGTTTCTCAAATGCGATACTACATGTGGCTCGTGAAGCGAAAGTAGCGCTTAAATCAGCGCCTGTAACTGCAGAAGTTGGCATCGGTCCAAATGAAAATGGTGGATTCGCTCTAACAGTTAGCCTCGAAGCTAAGCTCGATCTTGAAGAAACTTTGGCTATTGAACTAGTAAAAACCGCTCATCAAGTATGTCCATATTCAAACGCAACTCGCGGTAATATCGCTGTAGCGTTAACCGCAAACGGTGTGAAAATCGCTTAA
- a CDS encoding MarR family winged helix-turn-helix transcriptional regulator yields the protein MSHCVTGKSVDSLTREELLLLDNQLCFPLYSAANAVVRAYRPLLDTLDLTYAQYLVMMVLWQTNGINVKILGERLHLDSGTLTPLLKRLESKGIVTRKRGQSDERVRELFLTDEGFALKRKAMSVPNAMLCKLDLELDELISLKTLCEKVIAKLS from the coding sequence ATGAGTCATTGTGTAACAGGTAAGAGTGTCGATTCACTGACAAGAGAAGAGTTATTATTGCTTGATAATCAACTTTGTTTTCCTTTGTATAGTGCTGCTAATGCGGTTGTTCGTGCGTATCGACCACTGCTTGATACCCTTGATCTTACCTATGCTCAATATCTGGTTATGATGGTGCTGTGGCAAACAAACGGCATTAACGTAAAGATACTTGGCGAACGATTACATCTTGATTCAGGGACGCTAACCCCACTTTTAAAGCGTCTTGAAAGCAAAGGGATCGTGACTCGGAAACGTGGGCAGTCAGATGAGCGTGTACGTGAGCTCTTCCTGACAGATGAAGGTTTTGCGTTAAAAAGGAAAGCGATGTCTGTACCAAACGCTATGCTGTGTAAGCTTGATCTCGAATTGGACGAGCTTATTTCGTTAAAAACACTTTGCGAAAAGGTCATTGCGAAGTTGTCTTAA
- a CDS encoding fumarylacetoacetate hydrolase family protein, whose translation MYSVRLDEQHVYPSKVVCVGRNYVEHIKELNNAIPDQMVVFNKPNSSVTSTLSSFHQETLHYETEICFLIKDGQFSAVGLGLDLTKRELQAELKKQGLPWERAKAFDGSAVFSRFIPLGDIDIASLHLELLINCVRVQAGGVEQMMYKPVVILNELKSYTTLFDGDVIMTGTPQGVGEVHRGDVFLGRLKSGDKTLIEIEWAAE comes from the coding sequence ATGTACTCAGTTCGATTAGATGAGCAACATGTCTACCCATCAAAAGTAGTCTGTGTGGGGCGCAATTATGTTGAGCATATTAAAGAGCTAAATAATGCCATTCCGGATCAAATGGTAGTATTTAACAAACCAAACAGTAGCGTCACTTCAACGTTAAGTTCCTTCCATCAAGAAACGCTGCATTACGAGACAGAGATCTGCTTTCTTATTAAAGATGGACAGTTTTCAGCGGTGGGTCTGGGGCTAGATCTTACTAAGAGAGAGCTACAAGCCGAATTGAAGAAGCAAGGTTTGCCTTGGGAACGCGCAAAGGCATTTGACGGTTCAGCAGTGTTCAGCCGTTTTATTCCATTGGGTGATATAGATATTGCATCTTTGCATCTTGAGTTGCTTATTAACTGTGTGCGAGTGCAGGCTGGTGGCGTTGAGCAGATGATGTATAAACCTGTTGTGATTCTCAACGAATTGAAGTCATACACTACTTTGTTTGACGGCGACGTCATTATGACTGGTACACCACAGGGCGTAGGTGAAGTGCATCGTGGAGACGTGTTCTTGGGTCGCTTAAAAAGTGGCGACAAAACACTTATCGAAATTGAATGGGCAGCAGAGTAA
- a CDS encoding AzlD domain-containing protein has translation MIILSILAMTCLVFLSRYLFLEPRLPLRLSPGVQKLLSYSSPAVLTAIWAPIVFTHGNTLNASAHNPYLWAAMLAGIIAWKTKNVLLTVVVSMAAFLVLNLIVWG, from the coding sequence ATGATTATTCTCTCCATTTTGGCAATGACCTGTTTGGTTTTCCTAAGCCGCTACCTTTTCTTAGAGCCAAGACTACCACTTCGACTCAGCCCAGGAGTACAAAAGTTACTGAGTTATTCAAGTCCTGCAGTTCTAACGGCAATTTGGGCCCCCATTGTTTTTACTCACGGCAATACTCTTAATGCTTCAGCCCACAACCCTTATCTTTGGGCGGCAATGTTGGCAGGTATTATTGCTTGGAAGACAAAAAATGTACTATTGACCGTTGTGGTAAGCATGGCTGCATTTTTAGTGCTTAACTTGATTGTTTGGGGATAG